The Thermus brockianus genome window below encodes:
- a CDS encoding disulfide oxidoreductase — protein MQRGPFLLSFAWVVALVATLGSLYYSEVRLFLPCELCWYQRIFMYPQAVLLGLALWRQDLGVWPYSLALSLIGGSISTLHLLEQRFPELFTLACKPPVPCSVEYIPQFPIPLQALIAFLLIALSMGLLAREARR, from the coding sequence ATGCAGCGCGGCCCTTTCTTGCTTAGCTTCGCCTGGGTGGTGGCCCTGGTGGCCACCTTGGGTAGCCTTTACTACTCCGAGGTACGGCTTTTCCTTCCCTGCGAGCTCTGCTGGTACCAGCGGATCTTCATGTACCCGCAAGCGGTCCTCCTGGGACTGGCCCTTTGGCGGCAGGACCTGGGCGTCTGGCCCTATAGCCTGGCCCTTTCCCTTATCGGGGGAAGCATCAGCACCCTGCACCTTTTAGAGCAGAGGTTCCCCGAGCTCTTTACCCTGGCCTGCAAGCCCCCCGTGCCCTGCTCCGTGGAGTACATCCCCCAGTTCCCCATTCCCCTGCAAGCCCTCATCGCCTTCCTTCTCATCGCCCTCAGCATGGGGCTTTTGGCCAGGGAGGCCAGGCGCTAG
- a CDS encoding DUF5522 domain-containing protein, with protein MKAEDEALREGEDFYWEGDRVVFTEAYHRKRGYCCGSGCRHCPWRSAEEEG; from the coding sequence GTGAAGGCCGAGGACGAGGCTTTGCGGGAAGGGGAGGACTTCTACTGGGAAGGGGACCGGGTGGTTTTCACGGAGGCCTACCACCGCAAGCGGGGCTACTGTTGCGGCTCGGGGTGCCGCCACTGCCCTTGGCGTTCTGCGGAAGAGGAGGGTTAG